From a region of the Vibrio ostreae genome:
- a CDS encoding NEW3 domain-containing protein, which produces MFNLHFNFRDDAVRSSKQASALLLGAFSLLFIVPFASASQVHQDHGLSHSHYEDLSGQNYGQQIAQQNRLQAKAETQALVDSLNTYRSADKADKKSALNQMVSLAKQRKDYLKQLMESDPAAVAGAVLTAAERQQMPDAVSQYLEQKKTLDGELEVFYEDYEDHSKSRLRHILKTANGRIELHMAEKSAVQSFSSGEKVRAHGWRFDNSEESTNSLVLENDPEALALLAQDGTSTTGSSASTNTFGEQRTLVMLINFQDNIQEPWTAQETQDLVFGPVSDYYKENSDGRTWLTGDVVGYYTLPIASTCDSWDIYVNAKQMAEDSGVDVSRYQRLVYIFPKNSSCGWTGMGTLGGTQTRAYINGSFTMNTIGHELGHNFGLYHAEYLDCKNEIIGEGCLAITYGDTLDIMGAYGVEGHFNAFNKEQLGWLSTDSGDIVEADTEASYIIEPLETTLSDSAKGIKIPRGVDPETGQQQWYYVEYRQAIGFDSFLSNKPGVTNGVVIHRSPESSTRGSQLLDMTPQSSLFDLDDAALLTGNSFTDSDAGITITTEWADSTGASVHVSFTQATCSSSSPGVSVVANQSSVLAGDTASYSVTVVNNDSDSCAATNYNVSAEVPDGWLSTSSVVSLAAGATETVTLNVTPSDKVAEGSYSLSFTAANGSDSRDIGSAVVNLTIDAPVEQCVPGNPVLSLTASQTGAVAAGTTVSYTATVTNKDSMSCESSTVDVVANVPNGWTADSRSVALAPGQSASVNLSVTSSDTASEGVYPVDVYTYNTADIAYNSSAESSYIVAAPEALCVEAAPRISVASVSGEVTAGSTVTYNVTVTNQNSTDCEATSYSVSAQVPSGWSSTHGIISLASGQSSTMQIAVTSATHAADGTYNIAVLAQSATDSSVVSKSSLSYVVVNSVNNAPVAVYDSVLLLAKDPTLINVLGNDSDPDGDTLRISGVTQGAKGSVDITASGQLLYTPAKNFKGSDSFTYTITDGEKTATATVSIGMDSSTSSNSGPSNNSGKGKK; this is translated from the coding sequence ATGTTTAATCTCCATTTTAATTTCCGTGATGACGCTGTGCGCAGCAGTAAGCAAGCATCCGCACTGTTACTCGGTGCTTTTTCTTTGTTGTTTATCGTTCCCTTCGCCAGCGCTTCTCAGGTACATCAAGATCATGGCTTAAGCCACAGCCATTATGAAGATTTGTCTGGTCAGAATTACGGCCAGCAGATCGCTCAACAAAATCGCTTGCAAGCAAAAGCTGAAACTCAGGCATTGGTCGATTCGCTGAACACTTACCGTAGCGCTGACAAAGCCGATAAAAAGTCGGCGCTCAATCAGATGGTTAGTCTGGCTAAACAGCGCAAAGACTATTTAAAGCAGCTGATGGAATCCGATCCTGCGGCTGTGGCCGGTGCGGTGTTGACTGCTGCCGAACGGCAGCAGATGCCTGATGCTGTCTCGCAATATCTGGAGCAAAAAAAGACTCTGGATGGCGAGCTGGAAGTTTTCTATGAAGATTACGAAGATCACAGTAAAAGCCGTCTGCGTCATATTTTGAAAACCGCCAATGGTCGTATTGAGTTGCACATGGCTGAAAAGTCAGCAGTGCAGTCGTTTTCTAGTGGGGAAAAAGTTCGTGCCCATGGCTGGAGATTTGATAATAGCGAGGAAAGCACCAATTCATTGGTACTTGAAAACGATCCTGAAGCATTAGCTTTGTTGGCACAGGACGGAACGTCAACAACGGGAAGTTCCGCATCCACAAACACTTTTGGTGAACAGCGTACTTTGGTGATGCTGATTAACTTCCAGGACAATATTCAGGAACCCTGGACTGCGCAAGAAACGCAAGATTTGGTTTTCGGGCCTGTCAGTGACTATTACAAAGAGAACTCTGATGGTCGCACTTGGCTAACCGGGGATGTTGTCGGGTATTATACGTTGCCGATTGCTTCGACGTGTGATTCCTGGGATATCTATGTCAATGCTAAACAGATGGCCGAAGATAGTGGTGTCGATGTAAGTCGTTATCAACGTTTAGTCTACATCTTCCCTAAGAACAGCAGCTGTGGCTGGACCGGAATGGGGACTCTGGGGGGAACTCAGACGCGTGCTTATATCAATGGCTCTTTTACCATGAATACTATTGGTCATGAATTGGGGCATAATTTCGGTCTATATCATGCTGAATATCTTGATTGTAAAAATGAAATCATAGGAGAGGGCTGTTTAGCGATTACCTACGGCGACACATTGGACATTATGGGCGCATACGGTGTTGAAGGTCATTTTAATGCATTTAACAAAGAACAATTGGGATGGTTGTCTACCGATTCGGGTGACATTGTAGAAGCTGACACCGAAGCTAGCTACATTATCGAACCATTAGAGACTACTCTGAGCGATTCTGCTAAAGGAATTAAGATTCCGCGTGGAGTTGATCCTGAAACCGGTCAGCAGCAATGGTATTACGTTGAATATCGTCAGGCGATTGGATTTGATAGTTTTCTCAGTAATAAGCCGGGTGTAACGAATGGTGTGGTGATACACCGTTCACCGGAGTCAAGTACGCGCGGTAGCCAACTATTGGATATGACGCCACAAAGTAGCCTGTTTGATCTGGATGATGCCGCTCTTTTGACCGGAAATAGTTTTACTGATTCCGATGCTGGGATCACAATTACCACTGAATGGGCCGATAGTACTGGCGCTAGTGTGCACGTGAGCTTTACCCAAGCGACGTGCTCATCATCGAGCCCTGGCGTCTCTGTCGTTGCAAACCAAAGCTCGGTATTGGCAGGTGATACGGCAAGTTATAGCGTAACTGTCGTCAATAACGATAGTGATAGTTGTGCAGCAACCAATTACAACGTGTCCGCGGAGGTTCCGGATGGTTGGCTAAGCACCAGTTCGGTTGTTTCTCTGGCTGCCGGAGCAACTGAGACAGTGACGCTAAATGTTACCCCATCAGATAAGGTGGCAGAAGGAAGCTATAGTCTTTCCTTTACTGCCGCCAATGGCTCTGACAGTCGTGATATAGGGAGCGCAGTCGTTAATCTCACCATTGATGCTCCTGTTGAACAATGTGTACCGGGCAATCCAGTGTTGTCTTTGACTGCCAGTCAAACAGGAGCGGTTGCAGCTGGAACGACGGTGAGTTATACCGCAACAGTAACGAACAAAGACAGCATGAGCTGCGAGTCTTCAACGGTAGATGTAGTTGCAAATGTGCCGAATGGGTGGACGGCAGACAGCCGTAGCGTAGCACTTGCTCCGGGCCAGTCCGCTTCAGTCAATCTGAGCGTGACGTCATCGGATACCGCATCTGAGGGTGTCTACCCAGTCGATGTGTATACGTATAACACCGCAGATATTGCCTATAACAGTAGTGCTGAGAGTAGTTATATCGTCGCAGCGCCCGAAGCTCTGTGTGTAGAAGCTGCACCACGTATCTCGGTTGCATCGGTCAGTGGCGAGGTAACAGCAGGTAGCACGGTGACTTACAATGTGACTGTAACTAATCAGAATAGTACCGATTGCGAAGCGACAAGCTACAGTGTGTCTGCTCAGGTCCCGTCGGGATGGAGTAGCACTCATGGTATCATTTCACTGGCTTCAGGCCAGAGTAGCACCATGCAAATCGCGGTAACGTCTGCTACCCATGCCGCCGATGGAACTTATAACATCGCAGTACTTGCGCAAAGTGCGACCGACAGCAGTGTTGTCAGCAAGAGTTCACTAAGTTATGTCGTTGTGAATTCGGTCAATAACGCGCCTGTGGCAGTATATGACAGCGTATTATTGTTAGCTAAAGATCCGACATTGATTAACGTATTAGGCAACGACAGTGATCCGGATGGTGATACATTGCGCATCAGTGGAGTGACTCAAGGAGCTAAGGGCTCGGTTGACATCACCGCTAGCGGACAACTGCTGTATACACCAGCGAAGAACTTTAAGGGCAGTGATAGTTTCACTTATACCATTACAGACGGTGAGAAAACCGCGACTGCTACGGTATCGATAGGGATGGACAGCTCGACATCAAGTAATTCCGGGCCAAGCAATAACAGTGGTAAAGGTAAAAAATGA
- the idi gene encoding isopentenyl-diphosphate Delta-isomerase has protein sequence MTSTTEQVVLLDSNYQPIGTADKAGIHDENTPLHLAFSCYLFNDQGQVLLTRRSLDKVAWPGVWTNSFCGHPLPDEVFSDALHRRAEYELGAKIADIRSVCEDFQYYAKDNSGVVENEFCPVFQARLTSELAPRASEVADYAWIDFDDLLQSVQTAPFAFSPWMREQLSHRDLVAHLKQGLMA, from the coding sequence ATGACATCAACGACTGAGCAGGTTGTGTTACTTGACAGTAATTATCAACCCATTGGCACGGCCGACAAAGCCGGCATCCACGATGAAAACACGCCACTGCACCTGGCGTTTTCCTGTTATTTGTTTAATGACCAAGGTCAGGTTCTGCTGACTCGCCGTTCACTCGATAAAGTGGCCTGGCCCGGGGTCTGGACCAACTCGTTTTGTGGTCACCCGCTGCCGGACGAAGTATTCAGTGACGCACTGCATCGCCGCGCCGAGTATGAGCTCGGGGCCAAAATAGCTGACATTCGCAGCGTCTGTGAAGATTTTCAGTACTACGCCAAAGACAACAGTGGCGTGGTCGAAAATGAATTTTGCCCTGTATTTCAGGCACGTTTAACCTCAGAGCTAGCACCAAGAGCCAGTGAAGTCGCCGATTACGCCTGGATCGACTTTGATGACTTGCTGCAAAGCGTGCAAACAGCGCCGTTTGCTTTCAGCCCATGGATGCGTGAGCAGCTCAGCCATCGTGATTTGGTTGCCCATCTCAAACAAGGTTTGATGGCCTGA
- a CDS encoding non-oxidative hydroxyarylic acid decarboxylases subunit B, translating into MKLIVGITGATGAPLAVTLLQALQQIPDVETHLVMSRWAKATIELETAYTARDISALADVTYSSSDQAAKISSGSFKTDGMIIIPCSMKTLAGIRAGYSEGLVGRAADVVIKENRKLVLVPRETPLSTIHLENMLALAQKGVSFVPPMPAWYNHPKSIEDVQHHIVTRVLDQFDLDYPQAKRWEGIAHAQNLD; encoded by the coding sequence ATGAAACTGATCGTTGGAATCACGGGCGCGACAGGCGCTCCTTTAGCCGTCACACTTTTACAAGCCTTGCAACAAATACCGGACGTAGAAACTCACTTAGTGATGTCACGTTGGGCCAAGGCCACGATCGAGTTAGAAACTGCATACACTGCCCGCGATATCAGTGCATTAGCTGACGTCACTTACAGTTCATCAGACCAGGCAGCGAAGATTTCATCCGGATCATTTAAGACCGACGGCATGATCATTATTCCTTGCAGTATGAAAACCCTGGCCGGTATTCGCGCCGGTTACTCAGAAGGACTGGTTGGCCGCGCCGCCGATGTGGTGATCAAGGAGAACCGCAAACTGGTGCTGGTGCCTCGTGAAACCCCGCTTAGCACAATTCATCTGGAAAACATGCTGGCTCTGGCACAAAAAGGGGTCTCTTTCGTGCCGCCAATGCCTGCCTGGTACAACCATCCGAAAAGTATTGAAGATGTGCAGCATCATATCGTCACCCGAGTGCTCGACCAGTTTGATCTCGATTACCCCCAGGCCAAACGCTGGGAAGGCATCGCACACGCACAAAATTTAGACTAA
- a CDS encoding MarR family winged helix-turn-helix transcriptional regulator, with the protein MQSKLGHIAFHLMRKLMQEHTASWQSAVEGLTKPQYAVMFAVAEKPGIEQSELMEPSVSTKATLAEILARLEKRELIFRKQGEIDKRRRFVYLTEQGMAVFEQAKASASQVDDHFLSRMPTEDQQEFIRLMKCMTEQSSPLKSNQ; encoded by the coding sequence ATGCAATCCAAATTAGGTCATATTGCCTTCCATCTGATGCGAAAACTCATGCAAGAGCATACGGCCAGCTGGCAGAGTGCTGTCGAAGGCCTTACCAAGCCACAATACGCAGTGATGTTTGCTGTTGCAGAAAAACCTGGGATTGAACAGTCTGAGCTGATGGAGCCGTCGGTATCGACCAAGGCTACGCTGGCAGAAATTTTGGCGCGCCTCGAAAAGCGCGAGCTGATCTTTCGTAAGCAGGGAGAAATCGACAAAAGACGCCGCTTTGTCTATTTGACTGAACAGGGCATGGCGGTATTCGAGCAGGCAAAAGCAAGTGCGAGCCAGGTCGACGACCACTTTCTGTCACGCATGCCGACTGAAGATCAACAAGAGTTTATCCGTTTGATGAAATGTATGACAGAGCAAAGCTCACCACTTAAATCGAATCAATAA
- a CDS encoding non-oxidative hydroxyarylic acid decarboxylases subunit C, giving the protein MAYDDLRSFLQSLEAHGQLLRISEQVKAEPDIAAAANATGRIGDGAPALWFDNIEGFTDARVVMNTIGSWQNHAISMNLPPKTPVSEQIAEFVRRWDKFPVAPERRDNPPWAENSVDGDDINLFDILPLFRLNDGDGGFYLDKACTVSRDPTDPDNFGKQNVGIYRMEVKGKRKLGLQPVPMHDIAIHLNKAEERGQDLPVAITLGNDPMITLMGATPLQYDQSEYEMAGALREKPYPIATAPLTGFDVPWGSEVVLEGVIESRVREIEGPFGEFTGHYSGGRNMTVVRIDKVSYRTKPIFESLYLGMPWTEIDYLMGPATCVPLYQQLKAEFPEVQAVNAMYTHGLLAIISTKKRYGGFARAVGLRAMTTPHGLGYVKMVIMVDEDVDPFDLQQVMWAMSSKVNPAGDLVQLPNMSVLELDPGSSPAGITDKMIIDATTPVAPDTRGHYSQPVKDLPETKEWINKLTEMLAQQKQEHK; this is encoded by the coding sequence ATGGCATACGATGATTTACGCAGTTTTCTGCAATCATTAGAAGCACATGGACAGCTATTAAGAATCTCTGAACAAGTAAAAGCCGAACCGGACATCGCCGCAGCAGCAAATGCCACTGGCCGTATCGGTGACGGCGCCCCGGCTTTGTGGTTCGACAATATCGAAGGTTTTACCGATGCTCGTGTCGTAATGAACACCATTGGCTCATGGCAGAACCACGCCATTTCAATGAATCTGCCACCAAAAACACCGGTCAGTGAGCAGATCGCCGAATTTGTCCGTCGCTGGGATAAATTCCCTGTCGCACCGGAACGTCGTGACAACCCGCCATGGGCAGAAAATAGCGTTGACGGTGATGATATCAATCTGTTTGATATTCTGCCGCTGTTCCGCCTCAATGATGGCGACGGTGGTTTCTACCTGGATAAAGCCTGCACCGTTTCGCGCGATCCGACTGACCCGGATAATTTCGGTAAGCAGAATGTCGGTATCTACCGCATGGAAGTGAAAGGCAAGCGTAAACTTGGCCTGCAACCTGTGCCCATGCACGATATTGCGATTCACCTAAACAAAGCCGAAGAGCGCGGTCAGGATCTGCCGGTGGCGATCACCCTGGGTAACGACCCGATGATCACTCTGATGGGTGCGACGCCGCTGCAATACGATCAGTCCGAATATGAAATGGCCGGCGCACTGCGTGAGAAGCCTTATCCGATCGCTACCGCGCCGCTGACCGGCTTTGATGTGCCCTGGGGCTCAGAAGTGGTGCTGGAAGGTGTGATCGAAAGTCGTGTCCGTGAAATTGAAGGCCCGTTTGGTGAGTTTACCGGTCACTACTCCGGCGGTCGTAACATGACGGTTGTGCGTATCGATAAAGTGTCGTACCGCACTAAGCCCATCTTCGAGTCGCTGTACCTGGGTATGCCATGGACAGAAATCGACTACCTGATGGGGCCGGCAACTTGTGTACCTTTATATCAACAGCTCAAAGCTGAATTCCCTGAAGTACAAGCTGTGAATGCGATGTACACCCACGGTCTGCTGGCCATTATCTCAACCAAGAAACGCTATGGCGGCTTCGCCCGGGCGGTCGGACTGCGAGCGATGACCACGCCGCATGGCTTGGGCTACGTGAAAATGGTGATCATGGTCGATGAAGATGTAGATCCGTTCGATCTGCAACAAGTAATGTGGGCGATGTCGTCCAAAGTGAACCCGGCTGGCGATCTGGTGCAGTTACCAAACATGTCAGTGCTGGAGCTAGACCCTGGCTCATCACCTGCCGGTATCACCGACAAAATGATCATTGATGCCACCACCCCTGTCGCGCCGGATACCCGAGGCCATTACAGCCAGCCGGTGAAAGACCTGCCGGAAACTAAAGAGTGGATCAATAAACTGACCGAAATGCTGGCACAACAGAAACAGGAGCATAAATAA
- the lpdD gene encoding prenylated flavin chaperone LpdD, which yields MAQQHVCYSFTQQQSGIEVNMTVLHVGRDLMVAIYGGDQAHIGATALAQPRASLEDPKKVSASTSVICVQGHKEELLAHHVAQSLASKLNCVVSVSCGIHINNAGKEHIRVIQSLVEELLNDFIDSI from the coding sequence ATGGCTCAGCAACATGTCTGCTATTCTTTTACTCAACAACAAAGTGGTATTGAAGTGAATATGACCGTACTGCACGTCGGTCGAGACTTAATGGTCGCGATATACGGTGGTGATCAAGCGCACATTGGTGCGACGGCGCTGGCTCAGCCCAGAGCCAGCCTTGAGGATCCAAAAAAAGTCAGCGCATCGACATCAGTGATATGTGTACAGGGACACAAAGAAGAACTGCTGGCGCATCATGTCGCACAGTCACTGGCTTCAAAGTTAAATTGTGTCGTCAGCGTCAGTTGCGGGATTCATATTAATAACGCTGGTAAAGAGCATATTCGCGTTATCCAGTCTCTGGTTGAAGAACTACTGAATGATTTTATTGATTCGATTTAA
- a CDS encoding DsbA family protein → MKSEMEQLKQQITQLTEDVKKITDNVEKIDKVVFKPKYQTLPNQDNVFSDEKTPSLGSSDAKIAIVEFSDFQCPYCKRFSDNTFGQLKTNYIDTGKVKYIARDFPLSFHPQAKGAAVAALCSFQQDAYWPMRALLFNNVKQLGNDLYQQSASELELDKEKFDNCLSDQEVMKKVEQDMALGSSLGGTRNAKLSDW, encoded by the coding sequence ATGAAATCGGAGATGGAGCAGCTAAAACAGCAAATAACGCAGTTAACAGAAGATGTGAAAAAGATAACTGACAATGTAGAGAAAATAGATAAGGTGGTATTTAAGCCTAAATATCAAACTCTACCCAATCAAGATAATGTTTTTTCAGATGAGAAAACGCCGAGTTTAGGTAGCAGTGACGCTAAAATTGCGATCGTTGAGTTCTCCGATTTTCAATGCCCATACTGTAAGCGTTTCTCTGACAATACCTTTGGTCAGTTAAAAACAAATTATATTGATACCGGTAAAGTCAAGTATATTGCCCGTGATTTCCCTTTGAGTTTCCACCCTCAGGCTAAGGGGGCAGCGGTTGCTGCATTGTGTAGTTTCCAGCAGGATGCTTACTGGCCAATGCGTGCTTTGTTGTTCAATAATGTTAAGCAGTTGGGGAATGATCTGTATCAACAGTCTGCTTCTGAGTTAGAGCTGGATAAGGAGAAATTTGATAATTGCCTTTCTGATCAAGAGGTAATGAAAAAAGTAGAGCAGGACATGGCACTGGGGAGTTCATTGGGGGGTACGAGGAACGCCAAGCTTTCTGATTGGTAA
- a CDS encoding winged helix-turn-helix domain-containing protein, producing MADERLASRQQELRSLQNCMNSLQSDIVFIHGMKGVGKTTLLTEFARHCPAYCHVIDCHTELQSHNTTKTLKTKLAALLRQTTLSSVLIVDHIDCTPQLEPWIRQATYQAALPPGKVIIAGRSRPDMSWMIAKPFNYHFHSLTLQPLTSRNAHHYITSLNVSQPIAGHIQQLAHGHPAVLNILCANASVFNPDNPAHNDCFELIHLLINYFFPNREDTAILKNLELFTFVPHMSEPGLAYISENKLGPCDYHQLNRHWAIEHHHEGLSLSPVIAQLIHSHLQARDPHRYKRLQYRSRLWVKQNNAAPLTWFIPAQRQLQLAGNKVDLTPLENGVLAVLMTHQGNVVSRKALLEQVWGIHYEGASNVVDTIIVSLRRKLAAQSKMIETVRGVGYRLNIDSDLTEN from the coding sequence ATGGCTGATGAGCGTTTAGCGAGCCGGCAGCAAGAGCTCCGCTCGCTTCAGAATTGTATGAATTCTTTACAAAGTGACATCGTATTTATCCATGGCATGAAAGGCGTCGGGAAGACAACATTACTGACGGAGTTTGCTCGCCACTGCCCTGCCTACTGCCACGTTATTGACTGCCATACAGAACTGCAAAGCCATAACACAACCAAGACGTTGAAAACTAAACTGGCGGCGTTACTCCGTCAAACCACGCTCAGTTCTGTGCTGATCGTTGATCACATCGATTGTACGCCTCAACTCGAACCCTGGATTAGACAAGCAACTTACCAAGCCGCATTACCGCCGGGGAAGGTAATCATTGCAGGCCGATCACGACCCGACATGAGCTGGATGATAGCCAAACCGTTCAACTACCATTTTCACAGCCTCACTCTGCAACCACTGACCAGTCGGAATGCCCATCACTACATCACTTCACTAAATGTATCGCAACCGATTGCGGGACACATTCAGCAGTTAGCACACGGCCATCCGGCAGTACTCAATATTCTTTGCGCTAATGCCAGCGTGTTTAACCCTGATAACCCGGCGCACAACGATTGTTTTGAACTGATTCATCTGCTCATCAACTATTTCTTTCCCAACCGGGAGGATACCGCCATCCTGAAGAATCTGGAGCTATTCACCTTTGTACCGCACATGAGTGAGCCTGGTTTGGCATACATCAGCGAAAACAAACTCGGCCCCTGCGATTATCATCAGTTAAACCGGCACTGGGCTATTGAGCACCATCACGAAGGACTCTCCCTTTCACCGGTTATTGCCCAACTGATTCACTCTCATTTGCAGGCCAGGGATCCGCATCGCTACAAACGCCTGCAGTATCGATCCCGGCTTTGGGTGAAACAAAATAACGCCGCCCCACTCACCTGGTTTATACCGGCTCAGCGGCAACTGCAGTTGGCTGGAAACAAAGTCGATTTAACACCATTAGAAAATGGCGTTCTTGCTGTGTTAATGACTCATCAGGGCAATGTGGTCAGCAGAAAGGCCTTACTGGAACAGGTGTGGGGAATTCATTACGAAGGAGCAAGTAACGTCGTCGACACCATTATCGTTTCACTGCGGCGTAAACTGGCAGCGCAGTCAAAAATGATAGAAACCGTCAGAGGCGTCGGTTACCGCCTGAACATCGACTCTGACCTTACTGAAAACTGA
- a CDS encoding BCCT family transporter — MEDALKKYSIETTDYQVGQDNVQKWGFDVHNPVFGISAGLIIVFLATLLLVGPETAKESLNTLKNGIIEQFDSLFMWVANFFVLFTFIIMISPLGRIRIGGKEATPDHSRASWFSMLFAAGMGIGLLFWSVAEPTAYYTDWWGTPFNVTPNTPEAKSLAMGATMFHWGIHGWAMYAIVALALAFFAFNKGLPLSLRSVFYPVLGDRAWGWTGHAIDIMAVLATLFGLATSLGLGAQQATSGMNYVFGTDGGIGMQLSVIVFVTLIAIISVIRGIDGGVKVLSNVNMVFAFALLVFIVAVTFNLTVESIPFTLKAYVEHILPLSYPYGRDDEVWMHGWTVFYWAWWISWSPFVGMFIARVSRGRTVREFLFAVIFVPTLLTLLWMAIYGGIALDQVANKVGELGANGLTDISLTLFQVYEQLPYGTAISIISVVLILIFFITSSDSGSLVIDSITAGGKIDAPVPQRIFWASVEGAIAAVMLWVGGKEALQALQSGVVATALPFSIVLLVMCVSLVKGLRSEYHVYDSQAIAVKS, encoded by the coding sequence ATGGAAGATGCTTTAAAAAAATACAGTATAGAAACCACTGACTATCAGGTCGGTCAGGACAATGTTCAAAAATGGGGCTTTGATGTACATAACCCAGTTTTTGGCATCAGCGCTGGCCTCATTATTGTTTTCCTGGCCACACTATTACTTGTCGGACCGGAAACCGCTAAAGAGTCATTAAACACTTTGAAAAATGGCATCATCGAACAGTTTGATTCGCTGTTTATGTGGGTCGCCAACTTTTTCGTCCTCTTTACCTTCATCATCATGATCTCTCCTTTAGGTAGGATCCGTATCGGCGGCAAAGAAGCAACACCGGATCACTCCCGTGCATCCTGGTTTTCGATGTTATTTGCCGCCGGTATGGGTATCGGTCTGCTGTTCTGGAGTGTGGCTGAGCCAACCGCATATTATACCGATTGGTGGGGTACACCGTTTAATGTGACCCCAAACACCCCGGAAGCAAAATCTCTTGCGATGGGGGCGACCATGTTCCACTGGGGAATTCACGGTTGGGCAATGTATGCGATTGTTGCACTGGCCTTAGCTTTCTTTGCATTTAATAAAGGCTTACCTCTGTCTCTGCGCAGCGTTTTTTATCCGGTACTGGGCGATCGTGCCTGGGGTTGGACAGGGCATGCGATTGATATTATGGCGGTACTGGCAACTCTTTTTGGTCTTGCAACCTCATTAGGTCTGGGGGCTCAGCAGGCCACCAGCGGTATGAACTACGTGTTTGGTACCGATGGCGGGATCGGTATGCAGCTGTCGGTCATCGTGTTCGTCACTTTGATTGCGATTATTTCCGTTATTCGCGGCATCGATGGCGGCGTTAAAGTATTGAGTAACGTCAACATGGTGTTCGCCTTCGCACTGTTGGTATTCATTGTTGCTGTGACCTTCAATCTGACTGTAGAGTCCATTCCTTTCACCTTGAAAGCTTATGTTGAACATATTCTTCCACTGAGCTACCCGTATGGCCGTGATGATGAAGTATGGATGCACGGCTGGACTGTGTTCTACTGGGCGTGGTGGATCTCATGGTCACCATTTGTCGGTATGTTCATCGCTCGCGTTTCTCGCGGTCGTACCGTGCGTGAGTTCCTGTTTGCGGTGATTTTTGTCCCTACTCTGCTGACGCTGCTCTGGATGGCTATTTATGGTGGTATTGCGCTGGATCAGGTCGCTAACAAAGTGGGTGAACTGGGAGCCAATGGTCTGACCGATATCTCGCTGACCTTGTTCCAGGTCTACGAGCAGCTGCCATATGGTACGGCAATCTCGATTATCTCTGTCGTACTGATCCTGATTTTCTTTATTACCTCATCAGATTCAGGCTCACTGGTCATCGATAGCATTACCGCCGGCGGTAAAATCGATGCCCCGGTACCGCAACGTATTTTCTGGGCGAGCGTCGAAGGCGCAATCGCGGCGGTGATGCTTTGGGTTGGCGGCAAGGAAGCACTGCAAGCATTGCAATCGGGTGTGGTTGCGACTGCTCTGCCGTTCAGTATCGTGCTACTGGTAATGTGTGTAAGCTTAGTGAAGGGACTGCGCTCTGAGTATCATGTCTACGATAGCCAAGCCATTGCGGTTAAATCTTAA
- a CDS encoding non-oxidative hydroxyarylic acid decarboxylases subunit D yields the protein MVCPRCGEDHVEILAKSPVPDVWEVFQCQRCLYTWRSTEPARRTDPALYPEEFKMTQTDIDNAPMVPSIPPLLPESER from the coding sequence ATGGTATGTCCTCGCTGTGGTGAAGACCACGTTGAAATACTTGCAAAATCACCCGTCCCTGATGTTTGGGAAGTGTTCCAGTGTCAACGCTGCCTGTATACCTGGCGTTCCACAGAGCCCGCTCGTCGTACTGACCCGGCTCTCTACCCGGAAGAGTTTAAAATGACTCAGACGGACATTGATAATGCGCCTATGGTGCCATCGATTCCGCCGCTGCTACCTGAATCTGAGCGTTGA